A DNA window from Leptolyngbya sp. KIOST-1 contains the following coding sequences:
- a CDS encoding sugar phosphate nucleotidyltransferase encodes MSTLHPTIGLIPAAGLGSRISPLPMSKELFPLGFRMVTSRAGVRPKVVCHYLLEQMRQAGVEQGFVILRPGKWDIPNFLGDGADLGMRLAYLTVHVPFGVPFSLDQAYPFLRGATVVLGFPDILVEPQPVYRVLLDRLHGSTADVVLGLFPTDQPERVGVVDFDGAGVVRGIYEKSSLTHLPYMWAIAAWRPTFSEFLHGFVRDRTQALIGEQLPQHLTTLPDYTETPIGDVIQAGLEAGLRVEAECFSTGRYLDIGTPENLAMAIRQHTMPLGYPPAL; translated from the coding sequence ATGTCTACGCTTCACCCCACCATTGGTCTAATTCCTGCCGCTGGGCTCGGTAGTCGGATCTCACCCCTGCCCATGAGCAAAGAATTATTTCCCCTTGGTTTTCGCATGGTAACGAGCAGAGCAGGGGTTCGCCCAAAGGTAGTGTGCCACTATTTGCTGGAGCAAATGCGGCAAGCCGGGGTAGAGCAGGGGTTTGTGATTCTGCGCCCGGGCAAATGGGACATTCCTAATTTTCTGGGGGATGGGGCCGATCTGGGCATGCGGCTGGCCTACCTGACGGTGCATGTGCCCTTTGGAGTGCCGTTCAGCCTCGATCAGGCCTATCCCTTTTTGCGTGGGGCAACGGTGGTGCTGGGATTTCCAGATATTTTGGTTGAGCCCCAGCCGGTCTACCGGGTACTGCTCGATCGCCTGCACGGCAGCACGGCGGATGTGGTGCTGGGGCTGTTTCCCACCGATCAGCCGGAGCGGGTGGGGGTAGTCGATTTTGATGGCGCGGGGGTGGTGCGGGGCATCTACGAAAAATCGAGCTTGACCCACCTGCCCTATATGTGGGCGATCGCCGCCTGGCGGCCCACCTTCTCGGAGTTCTTACATGGGTTTGTGCGCGATCGCACCCAGGCCCTGATCGGTGAACAGCTACCGCAACACCTCACCACGCTGCCCGACTACACCGAAACCCCCATTGGCGATGTCATTCAGGCCGGGCTGGAAGCGGGGCTACGAGTCGAGGCAGAATGTTTTTCTACCGGACGATACCTGGACATCGGTACCCCCGAGAATTTGGCGATGGCCATCCGGCAGCACACCATGCCCCTGGGTTACCCCCCGGCCCTGTAA
- a CDS encoding DUF760 domain-containing protein yields MVFNPEDAEFIGMSTNSDQVNELLKYLQHQSPEVLTRVAQSVSGEIKQIIAHNVQGLVGVLPGEGFNVQVTTDRENLAGLLASAMMTGYFLRQMEQRMELEHTVSGSVLGNDFGPDDINFDD; encoded by the coding sequence ATGGTATTTAACCCTGAAGACGCTGAATTCATTGGCATGTCCACGAACAGCGACCAAGTCAATGAGTTGCTCAAATATCTCCAGCACCAGTCACCAGAGGTGTTAACCCGGGTGGCTCAGTCGGTGAGCGGCGAAATCAAACAAATCATTGCCCACAACGTGCAGGGGCTGGTGGGCGTGCTGCCTGGCGAAGGCTTCAACGTTCAGGTCACCACCGATCGCGAAAACCTGGCTGGACTGCTGGCCTCTGCGATGATGACTGGCTACTTTTTGCGCCAGATGGAGCAGCGCATGGAGCTAGAGCACACGGTGTCTGGCTCGGTCTTGGGTAATGATTTCGGCCCGGACGACATCAACTTCGACGACTAG
- the tilS gene encoding tRNA lysidine(34) synthetase TilS: protein MGGGSWSTTHAAVHQQLKDRSLLPQGARVLAAVSGGQDSLCLLRLLVDLRPRWGWSLRVVHCDHQWRADSGANAQFVQELCQAWGIPCHRAIAELPCATEAAARQWRYRVFAEVATQAGCTHVATGHTASDRAETLLYNLLRGSGTDGLQALAWQRPLAPNSAVAVVRPLLALTRQQTGEFCRQFDLPVWQDATNQDTRYARNRIRLELLPYLRSHFNPGLEMTLAHTAEVLAAEVDLLETLAAELHAAAVTPPATDGGGWKIQRSPLRAAPLALQRRVLRRVLQQATVAQVGFDHVEKLVALLVAPNGSQSDPFPGGAIAVVQGDWVEVSR from the coding sequence ATGGGCGGCGGTTCCTGGAGCACCACCCACGCGGCGGTGCATCAACAGCTTAAAGACCGCTCCCTGCTGCCCCAGGGGGCAAGGGTGCTGGCGGCGGTTTCGGGCGGTCAAGATTCGCTCTGTCTGCTCAGGCTGCTGGTCGATTTACGGCCCAGGTGGGGCTGGTCGCTGCGGGTGGTGCACTGCGACCACCAGTGGCGGGCCGACTCTGGGGCCAACGCCCAGTTTGTGCAGGAGCTGTGCCAGGCGTGGGGCATTCCTTGCCATCGGGCGATCGCTGAGCTCCCCTGCGCCACCGAGGCCGCCGCTCGCCAGTGGCGCTACCGGGTGTTTGCCGAGGTGGCGACACAAGCAGGCTGTACCCATGTGGCGACGGGGCATACGGCTAGCGATCGCGCCGAAACCCTGCTCTACAATCTGCTGCGGGGCAGCGGCACCGATGGCCTGCAGGCCCTGGCCTGGCAGCGGCCCCTAGCGCCCAATAGCGCTGTTGCTGTGGTGCGCCCCCTGCTGGCCCTCACCCGCCAGCAAACCGGGGAATTTTGCCGCCAGTTCGACCTTCCCGTCTGGCAGGATGCCACCAACCAGGACACCCGCTACGCCCGCAACCGCATTCGCCTGGAGCTGCTGCCCTACCTGCGATCGCACTTCAACCCAGGCTTAGAAATGACCCTGGCCCACACGGCGGAGGTCCTGGCCGCTGAGGTCGATCTACTGGAAACGCTGGCGGCGGAACTCCACGCGGCGGCGGTTACGCCCCCGGCCACCGACGGCGGAGGCTGGAAAATTCAGCGATCGCCCCTCAGGGCGGCTCCCCTGGCTCTACAGCGACGGGTGCTGCGGCGCGTGCTCCAGCAGGCAACGGTGGCCCAGGTGGGCTTTGACCACGTGGAAAAACTGGTGGCCCTGCTGGTAGCCCCCAACGGCAGCCAGAGCGACCCGTTCCCCGGTGGAGCGATTGCGGTAGTGCAGGGGGATTGGGTAGAGGTGAGTCGGTAA
- the scpB gene encoding SMC-Scp complex subunit ScpB, translating into MSTLATTIEAILYLKGQPLDIGKLAELARCDREDVEEGLIELMDEYAHRDGALEIVETVDGYCLQLKERYRFLVDLLIPIDLGVGALRTLAAIALKGPISQTDLVELRGSGVYQHVPELVAQGFVRKRRQAEGRSSLVQVTDKFYQHFEIDQLPELRVKGAAPAPSAVPDDEEEEGEPEHSEED; encoded by the coding sequence ATGTCTACTCTGGCCACCACCATCGAAGCGATTCTGTACCTCAAAGGGCAGCCCCTCGACATCGGCAAACTGGCCGAACTGGCCCGCTGCGATCGCGAAGACGTTGAAGAAGGGCTGATCGAGCTGATGGACGAGTACGCCCACCGCGACGGTGCCCTCGAAATCGTCGAAACCGTCGATGGCTACTGCCTCCAGCTCAAAGAACGCTATCGGTTTCTGGTGGATTTGCTCATCCCCATCGATTTAGGCGTCGGGGCCCTGCGTACCCTGGCCGCGATCGCCCTCAAAGGCCCCATCAGCCAGACCGACCTGGTCGAGCTGCGCGGATCCGGGGTCTACCAGCACGTGCCGGAGCTGGTGGCCCAGGGCTTTGTGCGCAAGCGGCGCCAGGCCGAGGGGCGATCGTCCCTGGTGCAGGTCACCGACAAGTTTTACCAGCACTTTGAAATCGACCAGCTGCCCGAACTGCGGGTCAAGGGAGCCGCCCCTGCCCCGTCCGCCGTCCCCGACGACGAAGAGGAGGAGGGAGAGCCCGAGCATTCCGAGGAAGACTAA
- a CDS encoding creatininase family protein, with the protein MLLHLCTWPEVETYLTRSTGIILPIGSTEQHGPTGLIGTDAICAEVVAKGVGDAAEALVGPTINVGMALHHTAFPGSMTLRPTTLIALIQDYLTPLVRYGFTRFFFINGHGGNIATLKAAFAETYSALAADRIPNAERVRCKTANWFMAQSVYTLAKDLYGDQEGSHATPSEVALTQYAYPDFIKHAPLEPQVAPRGHAIYSPTDFRQHYPDGRMGSNPALATPEHGQQLYEAAVKELTSDYLAFLAAE; encoded by the coding sequence ATGCTGCTCCACCTCTGTACGTGGCCTGAAGTTGAGACCTATTTGACCCGATCGACGGGCATCATTCTGCCGATTGGTTCAACCGAGCAGCATGGCCCCACCGGCCTGATTGGCACCGACGCCATCTGTGCTGAAGTCGTCGCCAAAGGGGTTGGTGACGCTGCCGAGGCCCTGGTTGGTCCCACCATCAATGTCGGCATGGCCCTGCACCACACGGCCTTTCCCGGCTCCATGACCCTGCGCCCCACCACCCTGATCGCGCTGATTCAGGACTATCTCACCCCCCTGGTACGCTACGGCTTTACCCGCTTCTTTTTTATCAACGGCCACGGCGGCAACATCGCCACCCTCAAGGCCGCCTTTGCCGAAACCTACAGTGCCCTGGCCGCCGATCGCATTCCCAACGCTGAGCGGGTACGCTGCAAGACGGCCAACTGGTTTATGGCCCAGTCGGTCTATACCCTGGCCAAGGATCTATACGGCGACCAGGAGGGCTCCCACGCCACCCCCAGCGAGGTGGCCCTGACCCAGTACGCCTATCCCGATTTCATCAAGCACGCCCCCCTGGAGCCGCAGGTTGCCCCCAGAGGGCACGCCATTTACAGCCCTACTGATTTTCGCCAGCACTACCCCGATGGCCGTATGGGTTCAAATCCCGCCCTGGCCACCCCCGAGCACGGGCAGCAGCTCTACGAGGCGGCGGTGAAAGAGCTAACCAGCGACTATCTGGCCTTTTTGGCGGCGGAGTGA
- a CDS encoding DUF6679 family protein, whose product MLHRKIYQLCCDGQDVWIFLRDQQRWIERAKILDIEGDLVTFRYETEEDDEICSWEEMVRLESIGAVTKRLAAVPRGDVELHVSEDCPETEQLSDPYPESNAD is encoded by the coding sequence ATGCTACACCGCAAGATCTATCAACTCTGTTGTGATGGTCAAGATGTGTGGATTTTTCTACGGGATCAACAGCGTTGGATTGAGCGGGCCAAAATTTTAGACATCGAAGGGGACCTGGTAACCTTCCGCTACGAGACGGAGGAAGACGACGAGATTTGCTCCTGGGAGGAGATGGTGCGCCTGGAGAGCATTGGCGCTGTCACCAAGCGTCTGGCGGCGGTACCCCGGGGCGATGTCGAACTCCACGTCTCTGAGGATTGCCCCGAAACCGAGCAGCTCAGCGATCCCTACCCAGAATCAAACGCCGACTAG
- a CDS encoding acyl-CoA dehydrogenase family protein: MSTKTWNGLPFTGLSEDFDPQWLLTPEQQVLQSKLIELCAAVLRPNAIASDRGLIYPRENFKALASLGLLSLFVPKEWGGLGENHICAAMVVETIARYGCPSTAMCYTMHLGAVAAALFRAHDSPELQGLLKRLDSEVLIGTLSYSDPETGSHFWYPVSSKATATPDGWQVNKKASWTTSAGFADWYIVQTTSPHFNGDFSDLSCFLIYAEEVQAEPHKWDALGLRGNQSGTLLVDGVTVPRDRMVGPEGDGTASNDEIVDPFFLLCSSACWNGIALGAIDIARGHVTRKKHVDVGMRVADYPTIQDYFGEAIMDTTACRMFTFSMGQLMDQLTNGCDWAIHADVTALPRAAYLHWYWQIKFEAAKNVAHVCDKMLHACGGSGFKKDMEIERYLRDGKAGWVMGPTNEVLRQFVGKSALLGFDALDYWNQSVNERVLHNELKKMDADAKRKLAEALLADLEEAEKPTPIPVAAA, from the coding sequence ATGTCCACCAAAACCTGGAACGGTCTCCCTTTTACCGGCCTCAGCGAAGACTTCGACCCCCAGTGGCTGCTGACGCCCGAGCAGCAGGTGCTTCAGTCAAAGCTGATTGAACTATGCGCGGCGGTACTCAGGCCCAATGCGATCGCCTCCGATCGCGGCCTGATCTACCCCCGCGAGAATTTCAAAGCCCTGGCTTCCCTGGGGTTGCTCAGCCTGTTTGTGCCCAAGGAGTGGGGCGGCCTGGGGGAAAACCACATTTGCGCCGCCATGGTGGTAGAAACGATCGCCCGCTACGGCTGCCCCAGCACGGCGATGTGCTACACCATGCACCTGGGGGCGGTGGCGGCGGCCCTGTTCCGCGCCCACGACAGCCCGGAATTGCAGGGTTTGCTGAAGCGGCTGGACAGCGAGGTGCTGATCGGCACGCTTTCCTATTCCGATCCCGAGACGGGCTCCCACTTCTGGTACCCCGTTTCGTCTAAGGCGACGGCCACCCCCGATGGCTGGCAGGTGAACAAAAAGGCGTCGTGGACCACCTCGGCGGGGTTTGCCGACTGGTACATTGTCCAGACCACCAGCCCCCACTTCAACGGCGATTTCTCTGACCTGTCGTGCTTTTTGATCTACGCGGAGGAAGTCCAGGCCGAACCCCACAAATGGGACGCCCTGGGCCTGCGTGGCAACCAGTCGGGCACGCTGCTGGTGGATGGGGTGACGGTACCGCGCGATCGCATGGTTGGCCCCGAAGGCGACGGCACCGCCAGCAATGACGAGATCGTCGATCCGTTCTTTTTGCTCTGCTCGTCGGCCTGCTGGAACGGCATTGCCCTGGGGGCGATCGACATTGCCAGGGGCCACGTCACCCGCAAAAAGCACGTGGATGTGGGCATGCGGGTAGCGGATTATCCGACGATTCAAGACTACTTCGGTGAGGCGATCATGGACACCACCGCCTGCCGCATGTTCACCTTCTCCATGGGCCAGCTGATGGATCAGCTCACCAACGGCTGCGACTGGGCGATCCACGCCGATGTGACGGCCCTGCCCCGCGCCGCCTACCTGCACTGGTACTGGCAGATCAAGTTTGAGGCCGCTAAGAATGTGGCCCACGTCTGCGACAAAATGCTCCACGCCTGCGGCGGTTCCGGCTTCAAAAAAGACATGGAGATCGAGCGCTACCTGCGCGACGGCAAGGCGGGCTGGGTGATGGGGCCGACCAACGAGGTGCTGCGCCAGTTCGTTGGCAAGTCGGCCCTGCTGGGCTTCGACGCACTTGACTACTGGAACCAGTCGGTGAACGAGCGGGTGCTGCACAACGAGCTAAAGAAAATGGACGCCGATGCCAAGCGCAAGCTAGCCGAGGCGCTGCTGGCGGATCTGGAGGAGGCCGAAAAACCCACCCCGATTCCCGTCGCCGCCGCGTAG
- a CDS encoding ABC transporter ATP-binding protein: MPAAVCLRNVHKVYNGVDVVNDLSLTISNGEVFGLLGPNGAGKSTTIRMATTLTRPSDGHVVVAGFDVVRQQLDVRRQIGVVLQQTSVDGDMTVWENMEFHGRMHHIPNPQRRTAISNWLDYVELADRRDDKVKTLSGGMKRRLQIARALLHNPKILFLDEPTVGLDPQTRRRLWEIIRGLNQQGMTMLLTTHYMEEVEYLCDRIGILDQGKLIELGTLAQFRHRHGQGILMTQQGDRWDYQFFPTLEAANAYLDQQPDKTGKMTRPSNLEDIFVELTGRNLD, from the coding sequence ATGCCTGCTGCGGTTTGCCTGCGAAACGTCCACAAAGTTTATAACGGGGTCGATGTGGTTAACGACCTCTCGCTCACGATCTCTAACGGAGAAGTGTTTGGTCTGCTCGGCCCCAACGGTGCGGGCAAATCGACGACTATTCGAATGGCCACCACCCTCACCCGACCCAGTGACGGCCATGTCGTAGTAGCGGGCTTCGACGTCGTCCGCCAGCAGCTTGACGTCCGCCGCCAGATTGGCGTGGTACTTCAGCAGACCAGCGTCGATGGCGACATGACCGTGTGGGAAAACATGGAGTTCCACGGACGCATGCACCATATTCCCAACCCCCAGCGCCGTACGGCTATCAGCAACTGGCTGGACTATGTCGAACTGGCCGATCGCCGCGACGACAAGGTCAAAACCCTCTCCGGCGGCATGAAGCGGCGGCTGCAAATCGCCCGCGCCCTGCTGCACAACCCCAAAATTCTCTTCCTCGACGAGCCCACCGTCGGCCTCGACCCCCAGACCCGCCGCCGCCTGTGGGAGATCATTCGCGGCCTCAACCAGCAGGGCATGACCATGCTGCTCACCACCCACTATATGGAAGAAGTCGAGTATCTCTGCGATCGCATCGGCATTCTCGACCAGGGCAAGCTGATCGAGCTGGGCACCCTGGCGCAGTTTCGCCACCGCCACGGCCAGGGCATTTTGATGACCCAGCAGGGCGATCGCTGGGACTACCAGTTTTTCCCCACCCTGGAGGCCGCCAACGCCTACCTCGACCAGCAGCCCGACAAAACCGGCAAAATGACCCGCCCCTCCAACCTGGAGGATATTTTCGTCGAGCTAACCGGGCGCAACTTAGACTAA
- a CDS encoding tetratricopeptide repeat protein: MAQPYQTLIDDIVAATLKGKIQSKQQVYRMLQAGVEPGSGELFERTLAATLAALEPDLAPGDDEFKHAKAVRKHRALRTIQGEWQRWQADNQATAVTTGVAAEIVNAPLEDRLFQLVAALDPNRDHPLSREQLVQLAQGLKQAPEPAEAAPATEAVPALATLADGLEQGLAAWQQLEGEVVGWIYAQGQQIGFSQPGDRPSPWQHWGRIVSQPALKRLFEDLALHQTVTAAGVPMPLGVADWVAWGVVLQRLQLALVNWFDRQPYDPQAGKRLSIATFLTFAVVWGQISNRLGEQGQRPLARGSFQLVLQGLRQFANQSYFPLYGGLFTALSGEPLRALLDYLDRPLQDVANTAVKARILTLLGYSQRALGNYRQAQRFHQQALEVAREANDMPCEIASLNHLSRTCVAQQDFEAAQGHSQRALILARQSGDRIGQANALANLGYSQVAQGQTQLLETEQYETVLSYLEQGLALSEQVGDRPSQALCANSLGIAQLKLGQYRAAIDSLQQGLQVAQAIGDRYLMASNFAHMAAAHQGDGNLEQAVLTGCLGMYLLHQIDSPEWRQPAALLSILYGQLGPDTFEGILADHRRQFLAVIGVDGYDFLQPLLARYRESLE; the protein is encoded by the coding sequence ATGGCTCAACCATACCAAACGCTCATCGACGATATTGTGGCCGCAACCCTCAAGGGCAAAATTCAGTCGAAGCAGCAGGTTTACCGCATGCTGCAGGCCGGGGTAGAGCCGGGCAGTGGGGAACTGTTCGAGCGAACCCTAGCCGCTACCCTGGCCGCCCTGGAGCCGGATTTGGCCCCCGGCGATGACGAGTTTAAACACGCCAAAGCCGTGCGTAAACACCGGGCCCTGCGGACAATTCAGGGGGAGTGGCAGCGCTGGCAGGCCGACAACCAGGCGACGGCGGTGACGACCGGGGTAGCGGCAGAGATCGTGAATGCGCCTCTGGAAGACCGGCTGTTTCAGCTGGTAGCAGCCCTTGACCCCAACCGGGACCATCCCCTATCGCGGGAGCAGCTGGTGCAGCTGGCCCAGGGGCTCAAGCAGGCCCCGGAGCCCGCCGAGGCGGCCCCCGCCACCGAGGCCGTCCCCGCCCTGGCCACCCTGGCCGATGGCCTGGAGCAGGGCCTGGCCGCCTGGCAGCAGCTGGAGGGTGAGGTGGTGGGCTGGATCTACGCCCAGGGGCAGCAGATTGGCTTTAGTCAGCCGGGCGATCGCCCCAGCCCCTGGCAGCACTGGGGCCGAATTGTCAGTCAGCCAGCCCTCAAGCGCCTGTTTGAGGACCTGGCCCTGCACCAAACTGTGACCGCCGCTGGCGTGCCAATGCCCCTGGGCGTGGCTGATTGGGTCGCCTGGGGCGTAGTCTTGCAGCGGCTGCAGCTGGCCCTGGTCAACTGGTTCGATCGCCAGCCCTACGACCCCCAGGCGGGCAAGCGCCTCTCCATCGCCACATTTCTCACCTTTGCCGTGGTCTGGGGCCAAATTTCTAACCGCCTGGGCGAACAAGGCCAGCGCCCGTTGGCCAGGGGATCGTTTCAGCTGGTGCTACAGGGGCTGCGCCAGTTCGCGAACCAGAGCTACTTTCCCCTCTACGGCGGCCTGTTCACGGCCCTCTCTGGAGAACCCCTGCGCGCCCTGCTCGACTACCTCGATCGCCCCCTCCAGGACGTGGCCAATACCGCCGTCAAAGCCCGCATTCTGACCCTGCTGGGCTACTCCCAGCGGGCCCTGGGCAACTACCGTCAGGCCCAGCGCTTTCACCAGCAGGCCCTGGAGGTGGCCCGCGAAGCCAACGACATGCCCTGCGAAATCGCCAGCCTCAACCACCTCAGCCGCACCTGCGTGGCCCAACAGGACTTTGAAGCCGCCCAGGGCCACAGCCAGCGAGCGTTGATTCTGGCTCGCCAGAGCGGCGATCGCATTGGTCAGGCCAACGCCCTGGCCAATCTGGGCTACAGCCAGGTGGCCCAGGGACAGACGCAGCTGCTCGAGACCGAACAGTACGAAACGGTACTCAGCTACCTGGAGCAGGGGCTAGCCCTCTCGGAGCAGGTGGGCGATCGCCCCAGCCAGGCCCTCTGCGCCAACAGCCTCGGCATCGCCCAGCTCAAACTGGGCCAGTACCGAGCCGCGATCGACTCGCTCCAGCAGGGGCTTCAGGTCGCTCAGGCGATCGGCGATCGCTACCTGATGGCCTCCAACTTCGCCCACATGGCCGCCGCCCACCAGGGGGACGGCAACCTCGAGCAGGCCGTCCTCACCGGCTGCCTGGGTATGTACCTGCTGCACCAGATCGACTCCCCCGAATGGCGACAGCCCGCCGCCCTGCTCAGCATCCTCTACGGCCAACTCGGCCCCGACACCTTCGAGGGCATCCTCGCCGACCACCGCCGCCAGTTCCTCGCCGTCATCGGCGTCGACGGCTACGACTTCTTGCAGCCGCTTTTGGCACGGTATCGGGAGTCGCTGGAGTAG
- a CDS encoding alpha/beta hydrolase, which translates to MHPRLLVDQLSRSSAALLRGLGRGTTGLALVAASLTGLAVAAPQATAVENIQITYGSLEAPPISVSDLESFAQTGIPSRDLQLLLNVLRIEEEQARQVLTQNVLVDVDNLREVSNTFAGQFFWRLLATTVTFSDNNNPGWLLLRNAVLDTAASGQLTILDVLRTIEASTLQVDGRRVMAIASQIDFDRIGALASILLGQ; encoded by the coding sequence ATGCATCCACGCTTACTTGTAGATCAGCTATCCCGGTCGTCCGCAGCGCTGCTGCGCGGTCTGGGGCGCGGCACCACTGGGCTGGCTCTGGTGGCCGCCTCCCTCACGGGTTTGGCCGTGGCGGCTCCCCAGGCCACCGCCGTTGAGAACATCCAGATCACCTACGGCTCCCTGGAGGCTCCGCCCATCTCGGTCAGCGATCTGGAGTCCTTTGCCCAGACGGGAATTCCCAGCCGCGATTTGCAGCTGCTGCTGAATGTCCTTCGCATTGAAGAAGAACAGGCCCGGCAGGTCCTGACCCAAAATGTGCTGGTCGATGTAGACAACCTGCGCGAGGTTTCCAATACCTTTGCCGGCCAATTCTTCTGGCGGCTCCTGGCGACCACGGTGACCTTCTCCGACAACAACAACCCCGGCTGGCTGCTGCTGCGCAATGCCGTCCTGGATACAGCGGCCAGCGGGCAGCTGACCATCCTCGACGTGCTGCGCACCATCGAAGCCAGTACCCTACAGGTCGATGGTCGACGGGTGATGGCGATCGCCTCCCAGATCGACTTCGATCGCATCGGTGCTCTGGCCTCCATTCTGCTGGGTCAGTAG
- a CDS encoding primary-amine oxidase, translating into MTIAQERPTTVSIAHPLEPLTPGEIAAAVAILRQEKSLGASTRFATVTLNEPAKETVLGFRPGDAIVREAFAIILDNATAQTYEAIVSLTEGTVISWKHIPNVQPPIMLDEFLECENAVKACPEFIEAIAKRGITDTSLVMVDPWSAGNYGVADEEGVRLSRALCWVRANPTDNGYARPIEGVIPVVDLNKMEVIRVEDHGVVPLPPNSANYSQEYIKNFRTDLKPLEIIQPEGPSFTVEGHQISWQKWKMRIGFTPREGLVLYTVSYTDGGEERPILYRASLAEMTVPYGDPQPHHYRKNAFDVGEYGVGTLANSLKLGCDCLGEIRYFDAFMTNSRGEVAQIEHAVCLHEEDFGILWKHVDWRTNETEVRRSRRLVVSFIATVGNYEYGFFWYFYQDGTIQYEVKLTGMLSTAAFPSGEVPKYGTLIAPQLYAPAHQHIFNVRMDMCIDGMQNSVYEVDVEPEEDETLNPYGNAFYAKSTLLTTEQQAQRLIDPMKARYWKIVNPNETNAAGYPTAYKLMPGENTLPLARPHASVINRATYMTKHLWVTPYAPDEKFPAGDYPNQSPGGEGLPKWTEGDRPVDNTDLVVWYTFAHTHIPRAEDWPVMPTAYIGFMLKPLNYFDENPANDVPPAASKHSCCN; encoded by the coding sequence ATGACCATTGCCCAAGAGCGTCCTACCACTGTCTCCATCGCCCACCCCCTCGAACCCCTTACCCCTGGGGAGATCGCCGCCGCCGTCGCCATCCTGCGCCAGGAAAAATCCCTGGGGGCCAGCACCCGCTTTGCCACCGTCACCCTGAACGAACCAGCCAAGGAAACGGTGCTGGGCTTCAGGCCGGGGGATGCGATCGTGCGGGAAGCCTTTGCGATCATTCTCGACAACGCCACCGCCCAGACCTACGAGGCGATCGTCTCGCTCACCGAAGGCACCGTGATCTCTTGGAAACACATTCCCAATGTGCAGCCGCCGATCATGCTGGATGAGTTTTTGGAGTGCGAGAATGCGGTCAAGGCTTGCCCAGAGTTCATTGAGGCGATCGCCAAGCGCGGCATCACCGATACCAGCCTGGTGATGGTTGACCCCTGGTCTGCGGGTAACTACGGCGTTGCTGACGAAGAGGGCGTGCGCCTCTCCCGCGCCCTCTGCTGGGTGCGGGCCAACCCCACCGACAACGGCTACGCCCGCCCCATCGAAGGCGTCATCCCCGTGGTTGACCTCAACAAAATGGAGGTCATCCGGGTCGAAGACCACGGCGTGGTGCCCCTGCCGCCCAACTCCGCCAACTACTCCCAGGAGTACATCAAAAACTTCCGCACCGACCTCAAGCCCCTGGAGATCATCCAGCCCGAAGGCCCCAGCTTCACCGTCGAGGGCCACCAGATTTCCTGGCAGAAGTGGAAAATGCGCATCGGCTTCACCCCCCGCGAGGGGCTGGTGCTCTACACCGTCAGCTATACCGACGGCGGCGAAGAGCGGCCCATTCTCTACCGCGCCTCCCTGGCGGAAATGACCGTGCCCTACGGCGACCCCCAGCCCCACCACTACCGCAAAAACGCCTTTGATGTGGGCGAGTACGGCGTCGGCACCCTGGCCAACTCCCTCAAGCTGGGCTGCGACTGCCTGGGCGAAATCCGCTACTTCGACGCCTTTATGACCAACTCGCGGGGCGAGGTGGCCCAGATCGAGCACGCCGTCTGCCTCCACGAAGAAGACTTTGGCATTCTCTGGAAGCATGTGGACTGGCGCACGAATGAGACCGAGGTAAGGCGATCGCGCCGCCTGGTGGTTTCCTTCATCGCCACCGTGGGCAACTACGAGTACGGCTTTTTCTGGTACTTCTACCAAGACGGCACCATTCAGTACGAGGTCAAGCTCACCGGTATGCTCAGCACGGCGGCTTTCCCCTCCGGCGAAGTGCCCAAGTACGGCACCCTGATCGCCCCGCAGCTCTACGCCCCCGCCCACCAGCACATCTTCAACGTGCGGATGGATATGTGCATCGACGGCATGCAGAACTCGGTGTATGAGGTGGATGTGGAACCCGAGGAAGACGAAACCCTCAACCCCTACGGCAACGCCTTCTACGCCAAGTCCACCCTGCTTACCACCGAACAGCAGGCCCAGCGGCTGATCGACCCCATGAAGGCCCGCTACTGGAAGATCGTCAACCCCAACGAGACCAACGCCGCGGGCTACCCCACCGCCTACAAGCTGATGCCCGGCGAAAACACCCTGCCCCTGGCTCGCCCCCACGCCAGCGTGATCAACCGCGCCACCTACATGACCAAGCACCTGTGGGTGACCCCCTACGCCCCCGACGAGAAGTTCCCGGCGGGCGATTACCCCAACCAATCGCCTGGGGGTGAAGGGCTGCCCAAGTGGACCGAGGGCGATCGCCCCGTGGACAACACCGACTTGGTGGTGTGGTACACCTTTGCCCACACCCACATTCCCCGCGCCGAAGATTGGCCGGTGATGCCCACCGCCTATATTGGCTTCATGCTCAAGCCGCTGAACTACTTCGACGAAAACCCCGCCAACGACGTGCCCCCGGCGGCTAGCAAACACAGCTGCTGCAACTAA